The nucleotide window ACGGCGTACTCTATCTGGAAGCCCACACCCCCCTGGAGAACCCGGGTGCCGGCGCCATCGAGCAGGAAAAAGTCAATGAGAAGCTGCGAAAACTCGAGAAGAAATCCGGGCGCCCGCTCGACTGGAAAAAGGTGCAGCAGGTCCAGGCCGAGGCCCGCGGGATTCCCGTTCCCATCTTCGCCATGGAACCGGGAAGGACGGTAGAGCCGACACGCCCCGTGGAGGTCGGGCATCCGGATAAACTGTACGGTAGCCCTGAATCGCCGGAATTGAAGCCGGGGGCGTGGCATGTCCTGGCCGCCGAAATGCGCGAGGAGATCGATGCCCGCAGGCTGGCCGCAATCATCAACCACCAGGGTCCGCAGATCCCGGCCAGGGTGCTGCCGAAGAGCGGCGGCTACCGGGTCGTCGCCGGCCCCTTCAATGATGCCGGTGAAGCCCGGGAAGCGGCCAGGAGGCTGAAAATAGACCTGGAGCTGGACGGCATGGTGATCGAACCCGCCAGGGAGATTGCGATGCAGCACTGACTGCCGATGGAAAGGAGGTAACGGAAGACGCGAGAAGCTTTTCGTGCCCTTCGGGGTGAACCATACCAAAAAGGAGAAATGACAGATGAAGACACGTACCAACGTTATAGCGATAGTGGCTGTTCTCTCAGCGATGCTGACCGGTTGTGCCACATCCAGGCAGATGGAAAAGGTGGAAGCCGATCAAAAGCTGCTTGATACAAAAGTCGAGCAGGCACTGCAGAACGCGCAGGCTGCCAAGGCAGCAGCCGATGAGGCCAAGTTGAAGGCGGATGACGCCACCAACCGCGCCGAACAGGCCGAAAAGGCCGCTCAGGAACGGGAACGGATCGCCAATGAAAAGATGCAGCGGGCTGACTCCGCTTTCCTGAAATCGATGCGCAAGTAGCCGACGTCCGGGTAGTCGGGCCGGGAAGCGGAAAGGCCCATAACCGTTCCGCTTCCCGGCTCGCCGCCTG belongs to Geobacter sp. SVR and includes:
- a CDS encoding Lpp/OprI family alanine-zipper lipoprotein, with the protein product MKTRTNVIAIVAVLSAMLTGCATSRQMEKVEADQKLLDTKVEQALQNAQAAKAAADEAKLKADDATNRAEQAEKAAQERERIANEKMQRADSAFLKSMRK